A genomic stretch from Schistosoma haematobium chromosome 4, whole genome shotgun sequence includes:
- the ZRC1 gene encoding Zinc resistance conferring protein, variant 2 (EggNog:ENOG410V8PW~COG:P), with product MGVSCGNTTRLIFMLVLVIIYFLVELVVGISIHSISLVADSFHMLSDCLALVIGIVASQIAKWPRSSRNTFGWQRAEVMGSLINTVVLITLCMTILLRAIERFIETQAIESPQMMVYVGCGGLLVNILGLIVLGGHSHEGSHGGIDSTVDASLTPTAFGTTLPLNNTDEAFLQVNSTQPISGVNNVYDIMDGNALQRFTDKDQQDNFEASQLDTNQQKVAIKIKHNHSKKSHKSSMNMQAVFLHVLADFMGSVIVVVSALVLLLVPGEVSKGEALWKLYIDPSMR from the exons ATGGGTGTGTCATGTGGAAATACAACTCGGCTAATCTTTATGCTAGTGCTTGTTATAATTTATTTCCTGGTCGAGTTGGTCGTTGGAATTTCTATACATTCTATCTCTCTGGTCGCAGATTCGTTTCACATGTTATCTGATTGTCTTGCTTTGGTAATTGGAATCGTAGCATCTCAGATAGCCAAATGGCCTCGGTCGTCTAGAAATACTTTTGGATGGCAGCGAGCTGAAGTGATGGGCAGTTTGATCAACACGGTCGTTTTAATTACATTATGCATGACTATTCTTTTGAGGGCCATTGAACGATTTATTGAGACTCAGGCAATTGAAAGTCCTCAAATGATGGTATATGTTGGTTGTGGAGGTCTCCTGGTTAACATACTGGGACTTATTGTTCTTGGCGGTCATTCACATGAGGGTTCGCATGGCGGAATCGATTCGACGGTAGAC GCATCACTAACACCAACAGCCTTCGGTACTACTTTACCATTAAATAATACTGATGAAGCCTTTTTACAAGTTAATTCGACACAGCCCATTTCAGGAGTGAACAATGTGTATGATATAATGGATGGTAATGCCCTACAACGTTTTACCGATAAGGACCAACAGGATAATTTTGAGGCATCACAACTTGATACCAACCAACAAAAGGTTGCTATTAAAATCAAACATAATCACTCGAAAAAGT CACATAAAAGCTCGATGAACATGCAAGCCGTATTTCTCCATGTGTTGGCTGATTTCATGGGTTCCGTTATCGTAGTAGTCAGCGCACTTGTATTATTGTTAGTCCCCGGTGAGGTTTCCAAAGGTGAAGCATTATGGAAGTTGTATATTGATCCATCTATGAGGTAA
- the ZRC1 gene encoding Zinc resistance conferring protein (EggNog:ENOG410V8PW~COG:P) — protein sequence MGVSCGNTTRLIFMLVLVIIYFLVELVVGISIHSISLVADSFHMLSDCLALVIGIVASQIAKWPRSSRNTFGWQRAEVMGSLINTVVLITLCMTILLRAIERFIETQAIESPQMMVYVGCGGLLVNILGLIVLGGHSHEGSHGGIDSTVDASLTPTAFGTTLPLNNTDEAFLQVNSTQPISGVNNVYDIMDGNALQRFTDKDQQDNFEASQLDTNQQKVAIKIKHNHSKKSHKSSMNMQAVFLHVLADFMGSVIVVVSALVLLLVPGEVSKGEALWKLYIDPSMSILMVTIILITAIPLMYKATLILLQSVPSEICLTNLKTRMENIDGIHKIHDLHVWRLQSNCIIGTVHIRCVSLPDYLSIAREVKQLFHEFNIHCTTIQPEFEENIEGSMANTDYRTCVLDCGPNKNCQSDTCCPASNVTEVQFISSNFNSASQNSFNLPQNNTCNTSKNEQDNLPNNDVHINLSKISGS from the exons ATGGGTGTGTCATGTGGAAATACAACTCGGCTAATCTTTATGCTAGTGCTTGTTATAATTTATTTCCTGGTCGAGTTGGTCGTTGGAATTTCTATACATTCTATCTCTCTGGTCGCAGATTCGTTTCACATGTTATCTGATTGTCTTGCTTTGGTAATTGGAATCGTAGCATCTCAGATAGCCAAATGGCCTCGGTCGTCTAGAAATACTTTTGGATGGCAGCGAGCTGAAGTGATGGGCAGTTTGATCAACACGGTCGTTTTAATTACATTATGCATGACTATTCTTTTGAGGGCCATTGAACGATTTATTGAGACTCAGGCAATTGAAAGTCCTCAAATGATGGTATATGTTGGTTGTGGAGGTCTCCTGGTTAACATACTGGGACTTATTGTTCTTGGCGGTCATTCACATGAGGGTTCGCATGGCGGAATCGATTCGACGGTAGAC GCATCACTAACACCAACAGCCTTCGGTACTACTTTACCATTAAATAATACTGATGAAGCCTTTTTACAAGTTAATTCGACACAGCCCATTTCAGGAGTGAACAATGTGTATGATATAATGGATGGTAATGCCCTACAACGTTTTACCGATAAGGACCAACAGGATAATTTTGAGGCATCACAACTTGATACCAACCAACAAAAGGTTGCTATTAAAATCAAACATAATCACTCGAAAAAGT CACATAAAAGCTCGATGAACATGCAAGCCGTATTTCTCCATGTGTTGGCTGATTTCATGGGTTCCGTTATCGTAGTAGTCAGCGCACTTGTATTATTGTTAGTCCCCGGTGAGGTTTCCAAAGGTGAAGCATTATGGAAGTTGTATATTGATCCATCTATGAG CATACTCATGGTTACCATAATCTTGATTACTGCTATACCCCTCA TGTATAAAGCTACATTAATTTTACTACAATCTGTTCCTAGTGAGATTTGTTTAACAAATCTTAAGACTCGTATGGAAAAT ATTGATGGAATTCATAAAATTCATGATCTGCATGTATGGCGTTTACAAAGCAATTGTATTATTGGTACTGTTCACATTCGTTGCGTTAGCTTAC CGGACTATTTAAGTATTGCTCGTGAAGTGAAACAACTATTCCACGAATTCAATATACACTGTACAACAATACAACCGGAATTTGAAGAg AACATTGAAGGATCAATGGCAAATACAGATTATCGCACATGTGTGTTGGATTGTGGTCCAAACAAGAATTGTCAATCAGATACTTGTTGTCCAGCATCTAATGTCACAGAAGTACAATTCATCTCATCAAATTTCAATTCTGCATCACAGAATTCATTCAATTTACCACAAAACAACACTTGTAACACATCTAAAAATGAACAGGATAATTTACCCAATAATGACGTACACATTAATCTTTCAAAAATTTCTGGTAGTTGA